DNA sequence from the Streptomyces sp. NBC_01497 genome:
CTCCAGCGCCGTGAGTCCCGCGCGAACAGCTCGTCGTTGCCCGTCACGTACGACACCTCGTTGTAGCCGAGGACCAGCCAGGCCGGGATGTCGTTGTCGAGCAGCACGGGCGCGACGGGTCCGTGGTCCCTGCGCAGTGTGCGGTACAGCTGCTCGGGGGTCTGCTGGTAGGCGAGGCCGCTCAGTCGCACCGCCGTCCCACGGGCGGGACACGCGGGCGGCGCGGCGCCGTCGGGCGGACTCGGCAAGGAGTCGGTCATGGGGTCATCTCCCGGGCCATGGCCAGTTCGTAGAGGTGGTCGACGAGGGTGATCAGGACGCGCTTGCCGGACGAGCGGACCCGTGCGTCGCAGTCGATCAGCGGCACGTGGTCCGACAGCGACAGCGCCTGCCGGATCTCGTCGAGGGAGAACGACGACGCGTCCTCGTCGAACCGGTTGACCGCGACCACGAACGGCGTCCTGTGGTGCTCCAGCCGGTCCACCGCGTACCAGGAGTCGCTCACCCGGCGCGTGTCGACCAGCACGACCGCGCCCAGCGTGCCCGAGAACAGCCGGTCCCACAGGAACCAGAACCGCTCCTGTCCGGGCGCGCCGAACAGGTACAGCACCATGCGCTCGTTGAGGCTGATGCGGCCGAAGTCGAAGGCGACGGTCGTGGTGGTCTTGGTGACCAGGCCGTCCGTCTCGTCGACGCCCACGCCGGCCTGGGTCATGACCTCTTCGGTGTTGAGCGGGCGGATCTCGCTGACCGAGCGGACGAGGGTGGTCTTGCCCACCCCGAAGCCGCCCACGACGACGATCTTCAGGCCTGTCTCCGCCGCGTCGTCCAGCGGTGTGCGGGTGGAGAGTTCAGAGGTTGCGGAGTCCATGGAGCACCTCCTTCAAGAGGACGGAGTCGGGCAGTGAGGCGGCGGGGCGCGAGCCGTGCGGATGCCGGGCGGTGATGCGCCCCATCGCGTGCAGGTCCGCGAGCAGGATGCGGACCACGGTCACCGGCATCCTCAGTTCGGCCGAGACCTCCACGACCGCGGTGGGGTGGCGGCACAGGTCGAGGATGCGTGCGTGTTCCGACTGGAGGCCCGCCGTCGGCGCGCTCTCACTCACGATCAGGGTGACGAGGTCGAACGTGGTGTCGTCGACACGGCTGCGGCCGCCCGTGACCATGTACAGCCGGTCGGGGAACCCGATGTCGACGGGCCTGCGCGTCATGACGGGACGTTCTCCCCCGCCGCGACACGGGGCTCCGCCCGCAGGTGGTCGCCGATCTGCTCGATCATCTCGGTCATCTGGTGGCCGACCAGGCCCGCGTCGGCGCCGTCCTCCGCGACCACGGCCAGGTGCGCCCCGTCCCCCGCCTCGACGATGAACAGGAGACCGCCGTGGAATTCCGTCATCGAGTGCCGTACGCCTCCGTCGCCACTGCCGAACTCGACGGAAGCGCCCTGCGCGAGTGCCTGGATGCCGGAGCAGATGGCCGCCAGCTGGTCCGCCTGGTCGACGGTGAGAAAGCGGCTCCAGCAGAGTTTGAGTCCGTCACGGGAGAGCACCAGGGCGTGCCGGGTGCCCCGGGTGCGGTCCAGCAGGTTCTCCAGGAGCCAGGTCAGGCTGCTGTCTGTGGTCTGCATGGTGGGTCTCACGATTCCTGAGAGGTGTCGGAAGGTCCTTGCTGGGGGCGTCGCGACCGGTGGAAGGCGCCGAACTGCTCTCCCGCGTCACGGCCGGTCCTCGTCGTGCGCGGCGGCGGCACGTCCTGCACGCGGTCGCGGTCGGCTGCGGCCATGGTGCGTCCCGGCGGCCTGACCGGGAGCCCGCCCGTCGTCGCGACCCTCGGGCCTCCGCTGTACTGGGGGGAGCCGGCCGAGGGTGGCGCGGGGCGCGTCGCGGGCGGTTCGCTGCGCGGAGCGGGAGCCGGCGGCGGCAACGGGACCTGCGCGGGCTCGGGTTCGGCCGCGCGGACGCGGGGCGGCGGCGCGTCGTCGTTCTGCGGCTGGGCGATCAGCTGCGGCGGGATGAGGACGACGACCCCCGTGCCACCCCGTGACGAGGGACGGTAGTTGACGCTGATGCGGTACCGCTCGGCGAGCCTGCCGACCACGGCGAGCCCGAGGCGGGTGCTGTGGAGCTTCGACAGGTCGTTGTGACGGCCCGACACGGCCTTCTCCGCCAACCGCATGACCTGCGGCGCCATTTTGAGGCCGCTGTCCTCGACCGTGACCACGATGCCCGCGGTCCGCTCCTCGACGTAGACGTGCACCTCGTCGATGGGCGGCGAGAAGTTCGCCGCGTTGTCGATGAGTTCGGCGAGCAGGTGGATCACACCCTCGGCGGCGAAACCGACGATCGACGCGCCGCTCGAACAGTGCAGCCGGACACGGCGGTACGCGGCGATCCGGCCCGCCGCGCCGCGCAGGATGCTCTCCATCACGATCGGCTTGTTCCAGATGCGACTGCCCCGGCCGCCCAGCAGGATGGCGAGCCGGTCGGTGAGGAGGCCGAGCTGGGAGGCGTTGTGGTCCAGCTGGAGCAGGTCCCCGAAGACCTCCTCGCCGTAACGGTCCTCCATGTCCCGCAGGTCCGCAAGGATCGTGACGGCCTTCGCCTGCACCTGGCTGAGCGCCTTGGTGCCGGCCTTCTGCGCGACGAGGGCGCGCCGTTCGCCGATCGCGACCTCCCGGATGATCCGCTCCATCAGGCTCGACAGCGTCGGGTCCGCGGGGCGTTCGACACCGCCCAGGACCGTACCGGCCGAACTTCCCTTGCGCAGGCGGGCGATGGCGGGCGGCAGTGTGGTGTCGAGCAGGGTGTCGAGCCCGTCGGCGGCCTCCCGTGCCCGCCGTGCCAGCGCGTCGCGCTCGGCCGCGGCGCTCGCCGCGCGGCGCTCGCTGTCGGCGAGTTCCGTGGCGAGGACCTCCAGCACCCGCCGCAGCCGTTCGCTGCCCGGGGCCGGGGCGGCGGCGCGCACCTCGTCGGGAGTTCCGCCCTGCCTCGCCCGGGCGACCGCCGCCGGCAGGGCCACGTCGACGAGCCGTGCCGTGTCCGCGTCGGCCTTGGCGAGCCGGGCGCGGAGCGCGGCGGCCTCGGTGCCCGCGTCGCGCGCGCCGCGCCGGGAGCGGCGCACCAGCACACCGGCGATCGCGCAGGCGGCTGCCAGCAGCAGCCAGCCGGCCGTGGCCGTGCCCGCCACCCAGCCGCGGGCCTCGCCGGGGGCGGTGGCCGAGACCACGCCCGCCCCGACCGCGGCCGCCACGAGCAGGATCAGGGGGGCGAGCGACGACCGCGCCTGGTGCTGGCCACGCGGTCTTGGGACGACAGGCACTGACATTCCGCGATCCCTCGGGGGTTGGGGTGCGCTCCGGATGTGGCGGTCATGCAACCACGTGTGATCGTGCCTGTACGCACGGAAGCCGATCGGGCCACACCTCGGGGGGAGTTCGCCGTGAAACCCCTGCGGTCGGCCGATGGTCCGTGGTACATGCCGCAATCTCGCGCCGCTCGTCGCGCGGGGTCCTGTGTCCGTCCTCACGCCGTCCCGGGCCCGCGGTGGCCGTTCGAGGACCCGGGGCCCGGCACCGCTCCTCTACCGTGTGCCTGTGCGGAAAAGCGAAAACGTGTACGCGGCGGTGACGGCGCTGGGGCGCCGCACGGCGACGCGCCTGGTCCACCGTGGCTGGCGATGGGTCCAGGACGCGGGTGCGGTCACGGCCGGGCGTCCCGGGCGACTGAGGTTCCGGCGGATCGGTGAGGGCACCCGTCTCGCGTTCCCGCAGGGAACGGTCTTCGGGGAAGCGTGGATCGAACTCGGCGACTACTGCGTGGTGGCGGAGCAGGTCACACTGACGGCGGGCCTCGTGCCCGGACTCGATCTCGGACCCGACCCGTACGTCACGATCGGCGACGGAGTGGTGCTGGGCCGCGGCAGTCACGTGATCGCCGACACGACGGTGACGATCGGCCCGGACACGTACTGCGGGCCGTACGTCTACATCACGACCACGAACCACAGCTACGACGATCCGCACATCCCCGTCGGCAAGCAGTGGCCGCGGATCGCTCCCGTCACCATCGGCGCCGGATGCTGGCTCGGGACGGGCGCCGTGATCCTGCCCGGCGCCGTGCTCGGCCGCAACGTCGTGGTCGCCGCCGGTTCGGTCGTACGGGGCGACGTGCCGGACCACGCGGTGGTGGCCGGGGCGCCCGCCCGGGTCGTACGCCGCTACGACGACGCGGAGGGATGGCAGCCGCCGCTGCGCACACCGCCACCGGTGCTGCCGCTCCAGGACGGCGCGGGCGGGGGCGGCTGATCCGGCGCCGGGTCCTCTCGCGGGCGCGCGCGTGACCCTGTCCGTACCGGTGCGACAGGCCGGGACCGGCAGGGAAGCAGGCTCGTGGCCAGGGCGGACCGTGTGCTCATGGCGGGCCTCGCAGTACAGTGTGCTGTACGTTTCGGTGCACTCTGGTGCAGTGGAGTGCGGTACGCGGTAGCGCACTTTCCTGACTCTTACTCGAAGATATTGGACTGGTTCGCCGTGGATCTCGATCAGCTCTCCCAGGCGCTCGGCCGGAACCTCAAGCACTGGCGGGCCGAACGCGGGCTGACCCTGGACGCGCTGGCCGAGCGGGCCGGGGTGAGCCGCGGCATGATCATCCAGATCGAACAGGCCCGCACCAACCCGAGCGTCGGCACCACGGTCAAGCTCGCCGACGCCCTCGGCGTCGGCATCGCCACGCTCCTCGACTTCGAACGCGGACCCCAGGTGCGGATCGTCTCGGGCGAGCAGACCGTACGGATGTGGTCCACGCCCGCGGGCAGCGACGCGAGCCTGCTCGTCGGCAGTGACACGGAAGGCCCGCGCGAGCTGTGGTCGTGGACGCTGATGCCGGGCGACGAGAGCGCGTCGGACGCCCACCCCCCGGCCACCACCGAACTCCTGCACGTCACGGCCGGCGAACTCACCCTCGTCGTCGAAGGAGCAGCGCACCACGTGCCGGCCGGCAGCTCGGCGGCCTTCGAGGCGAACGTGGCGCACCGCTACCGCAACGACGGCGCGGAACCGGTGGAGATGGTGATGGCCGTGTCCATCCCGCCGGTGCGCTGAGGCGCACGTCACGGGCGGCGCGGGCCGTCGGGGAACGGCTGTTAGCGTGACCGCATGCGCGCACCCATCGGAGAGTTCGACCGGGCCACCCCCGCACCCGACTGCCTGCACCTGCTGGCGGCGCCCGTCGCCGCCGCCGTCCGCGCCTGGCGGGGCGAAATCCCCGCCGAGCGGATCCTGTTCGTGGACAGCGATCCCGCCCTCGCCGACACCGCGAACTTCGTCGAGCACTACGGTGCCGACCTCGTGGACACGTCCGCGAACTGCGTGGTCGTCGCGGGCAAACGGGGCGGCGAGACCACACTCGCGGGCTGCCTCGTCCTCTCGCGTACGCGCGTCGACGTCAACGGGGTCGTCCGCAGGCGGCTCGGCGTCCGCAAGGCGTCGTTCGCGCCGATGGACACCGCCGTGGAGAAGACGGGGATGGAGTACGGCGGTATCACCCCGATCGGCCTGCCCGCCGACTGGCCGCTGCTGGTCGACTCCGCCGTGGCCGCCACCGAGTGGGTACTCGTCGGCAGCGGCAGTCGCCGGGGCAAACTGATCGTGCCGGGCGCCGCGTTCGCGGCCCTGCCGGGCGCGGTGGTCGTCGAGGGGCTGGGCGCGTGAGCGAGCCGTCCGGCCGGGCGGCGGACGACGGGCCGGGAGTCCCCGGCCGGGCGCGCTCCGGTGGCCGGACACCGGGCGGCCCCGTGCGGGACGCCGGCGACAGCGCGCGGGACGGCCGCGGGTCCGCCGGACCGACCGGGCAGAGGGCGGGCCGCCCGCGCCGGGTGCTCGCCATCGCCGACGACCTGTCGGGCGCCGCCGAGATCTCGGTGGCTCTCGCACTGCCCGGGCGGATCGTGCTCGGCCCCCGGGCCGGTGGTCCGCCGCCCGCCGACGGCGAGGCCGTCGTGCACGACCTCGACACCCGCCAACTCCCCGGCGGTGCCGCCGCCGACGCGGTACGTGCCGCCCTGAAGGACATCGACGCCGGCACCCTCGCCTATAAGAAGGTGGACTCGCAACTGCGGGGCAACTTCGCCGAGGAGGCCGCCGCCTTCGCCGAGGGAGCGGCGGGCCTGGTCGTCACCACCGCGCTCCCGCCGCTCGGCCGGACCGTGCGCGGCGGGGTCGTCCACCTCGACGGCATACCGTTGCACGAGACCGACGGGTGGCGCGCCGAGGCGGCCCGCCCGCCCCGCTCCGTCGCCGAGGCCCTCGGGGGCCTGCCCGCCGAAGTCGTCCCCCTCGATGTCGTACGGGGGCCCGGACTGGCGGCGCGGCTCGCCGCGTTGACCGGGCGGGGCCTCGCCCCGCTGTGCGACGCGGAGACCGCCGCCGACCTCGACGCGGTCGCGGCCGCCGCGCGCGCGTGCGGCCCCGGCGTACGGCTCCTGGGTACGGCCGGACTCGGCGCCGCCGTGGGCCGGATGCTCGCGCCCTCGCACCCGGCTCCGGCGTCCGCGCCGCTTCCCGGCCCCGGCGCACGGCCGTTGCTCGTGGTGGTCGGTACGGCCGAGCCCGCCGCGGCTGAGCAGATCGCGGCGCTCGTCGCCCTCGGCGCCCGCCATGTCGCGCTGACCACGGCCGCGTTGACCTCGCAGGAGGCGCTCGTCCCCGCTCCGGGGACCGGCGGGATCACCGTGGTGAGCATCGACGCCCGCACCGGCGTTGTCCCGGGCGCCGCACGGGCGCTCGTCGCCGGACTGGCGCGGGCCGTCGCCGCCGTACCCGTCCCCGCCGACCTGGTGCTGACCGGCGGCGAGACCGCGCGTCGCGTGCTCGACGCGCTCGGCGTGGCCGAACTCGCCCCGCACGGCCAGATCCACCACGGCGCCGTCCTCGCCACCGCGCCGGACGGACGGGCCGTCGTCACCCGCCCCGGCAGCTACGGCGGCGTCGACTCCCTGCTCACCATCGCCCGCGCACTGCGTCCCGCACCGAGTGGAGAAGCCCTGTGACCGCATCCCTGCCCGTCATCGCCGTGACCATGGGGGACGGCGCGGGCGTCGGACCCGAGGTGACCGTGGCCGCCCTGCTCGACGCGGCCACGCGGGAGCGCTGCCGCCCGGTCGTCGTGGGGGACGCGGAGCGCCTGCGGCAGGCCGCGCGCATCCTCGGCGCCAGCTGCGTGATCCGGGAGGTGGACGACGTGGGCGACGCGCGTTTCGCGCCCGGCGAGATCGACGTGATCGACCTCGGACTGCTCCCCGCCGACCTGCCGTGGGGGAAGGTGTCGGCGGTCGCGGGCGACGCCGCGTACCACTACGTACGGGTCGCGGCGGGCCTCGCACTGAGCGGCGAGGCCGACGCCCTGTGCACGGCGCCGCTCAACAAGGCCGCGCTGCACGCCGGCGGCCACCACTACCCCGGCCACACCGAACTCCTGGCCGAACTCGCGGGCGTGGACGAGGTGTCGCTGATGCTGTCCACACCGAAGGTGAAGGTCATTCACGTCACCGCGCACATCGGCCTGGTGGACGCCGTGCACCGGATCGAACCCGGTCTGGTGGAGCGGACCGTGCGCCGGGGCCACCGGGCGATGGTCCGGGCCGGCGTAGCGGCGCCGGTTCTCGGTGTGTGCGGGATCAATCCGCACGCCGGCGAGAACGGACTGTTCGGGAACGGGGAGGAGGACGAGAAGATCCAGCCCGCGCTCGACGCGGTGCGGGCGGACGGCATCGACGCGCGCGGTCCGCTCCCGGCGGACGCCGCCTTCTACCTCGCCTCGCGCGGCGACCTGGACCTGGTCGTGGCCATGTACCACGACCAGGGGCACGGGCCGGTGAAGGTGCTCGGCATCGAGACCGGCGTGAACCTCACCGTGGGGCTGCCGGTGATCCGCACATCGGTGGACCACGGCACGGCGTTCGACATCGCGGGCACCGGGACGGCGGACGCCCGCAGCATGATCGAAGCGCTGCGGCAGGCCGCGCTGATGTCCCGGGCGGCGGCGGCCGGAGCCTGACCCGGCGCCCTGCCGTCCGGGCAGTCCACGGCGGGCCTGCGAAACGCGGCGGTCCGCAGGAGAGGCCGTCCGCGCGTGGCCGTGCCGCTCAGGGGCCCAAGGCCGCGGCTGTGCGGGGGCCCGGCGTCCTGTGTCCGTCACGGGTGCGGCCGGACAGCAGGAAGCCGCACTCCTGCGACGCCGCAGGGCACTGACACCCGCAGGGCAGTGACACAACGTCACGTCCGGTCCGCCGCCTCACGTCCGGTCCCCCCGCCTCGACCCGGGCCCGGCGGATTCGGGCCCTGGCGCCCCGGCTCCCGTCTTCTCACCCCGGTCCCGGTCCCGCCCGCGGAGCACGCGGCCCCGGCGCCGGGCGGCGCGATCAGCGCAGGGCCGGGATCTCGATGGCGGGGCAGCGGTCCATCACCATGTCGAGGCCCGCGGCACGCGTGCGCGCGTACGCCGCCTCGTCCACCACGCCGAGCTGGAACCAGACCGCCTTCGCCTCCTTCGCCACCGCCTCGTCCGCGACCGCGCCCGCCAGGTCGCTGTTGACGAAGACGTCCACCACGTCCACGTCGAAGGGGATGGCTTCGAGCGAGGCGTACCCCTGCTCGCCGAGGACCGTCTCCGCCTTGGGATGCACCGGCACCACCCGCTTGCCGAACCGCTGGAGCACCCCCGCCACGCCGTATGCCGCCCGTGCCCTGTTGTTGGACAGCCCCACCACCGCCCAGGTGTCGCCGGTCTCGGTGAGGATCCTGTGAATGGTCTCGTCGTCTGCGTACATACCAGGGAAAACGGCCGCGCACCGGCCCGGCATTCCCGCCCGCGCCCGGCCGGGGGCACCCGCATAGGGTGGGGTGATGCCCGAGCAGTACCTGACCGTCGCCCGCGAGGGCGTGCACGAGAGCGAGATCAACCGGTCGCGCTTCCTGTGCAGCCTCGCGCCCTGCGCCACCGAGCAGGAGGCGCAGGAGTTCGTCGCGCGCGTACGCGGCGACCACCCGGCGGCGAGTCACAACTGCTTCGCGTACGTCATCGGCGCCGACGCCTGTGTACAGAGGGCGAGCGACGACGGGGAGCCCGGCGGTACGGCCGGTGTCCCGATGCTCCAGATGCTGCTGCGCAGGGAGGTGCGGTACGCGGCCGCCGTCGTCACCCGCTACTACGGCGGCGTGAAACTCGGCGCCGGTGGGCTGATCCGGGCCTACGGCGGCGTCGTGGGGGAGGCGCTCGACGCGGTCGGCACCCGTACCAGGAAGCGGTTCCGGCTGGCCACCGTGACCGTCGACCACCAACGCGCGGGAAAGCTGGAGAACGACCTGCGCACCACCGGGCGCACCGTGCGAGGAGTGCGCTACGCCGAGGCGGTGGTGCTCGACATCGCGGTGCCGGACGCCGAAGTGGAGGCCTTCCGCGGCTGGCTCGCGGACGCCACCGCGGGCTCGGCGCTCCTGGAGCTCGGCGACGAGGCGTACGGGGACGCGTGAGGCCGCCGGGACAGATGCGGCCGCCGGCACCGATGCGGCCGCCGGGACATGTGAGGCGGCCGGGACGGGCACGGCGGCCGGAGCGGACCGCTCCGCCGGGGCCGGCACGGGCTGTCGTACCCCACCGATACGCTCAGGGATCATGAGATTCCTGCACACGTCGGACTGGCACCTGGGGCGGTCGTTCCACCGGGTCAGCCTGCTCGACGCCCAGGCCGCGTTCCTCGACCACCTGGTGGCGACGGTGCGCGAGCGCGACGTGGACGCGGTCCTGGTCGCGGGTGACGTGTACGACCGCGCGGTGCCGCCGCTTGCCGCCGTCGAGTTGTTCGACCGCGCGCTGCACCGGCTGGCCGGGGCCGGAGTGCCCACAGTGATGATCTCCGGCAACCACGACTCGGCGCGCAGGCTCGGCGTCGGCGCGGGACTCATCGAGCGCGCGGGGATCCACCTGCGGACCGACCCGGCCGGCTGCGCCACTCCGGTGCTGCTGTCCGACGCGCACGGCGACGTCGCCTGCTACGGCCTGCCGTATCTCGAACCGGCCCTGGTCCGTGACGAGTTCCGGGTGGACAAGGCGCGGCACGAGACGGTGCTCGGTGCCGCCATGGACCGGGTCCGCGCGGACCTCGCCACCCGGGCCGAGGGCACCAGGTCCGTCGTGCTCGCCCACGCCTTCGTCACGGGGGGCGCGCCCAGCGACAGCGAGCGGGACATCACCGTCGGCGGGGTGGCGTCCGTCCCCGCCGGTGTCTTCGACGGCGTCGACTACGTGGCGCTCGGCCACCTCCACGGTGCCCAGCGCCTCACCGACCGCGTCCGCTACTCGGGTTCGCCCCTCACCTACTCCTTCTCGGAGGCGGCGCACCGCAAGTCGATGTGGCTGGTCGAGCTCGGGCCCGCGGGGGAGGTCGCAGCGGAGCGGCTCGACTGCCCGGTGCCCCGGCCCCTCGCGCGCGTCAGGGGCCGGCTGGAGGAGATGCTGGACGATCCGGCACTGACCCCGCACGAGGAGGCCTGGGTGGAAGCGACGCTCACGGACGCGGTCCGCCCGAAGGACCCCATGGCGCGGCTGGCGGCCCGCTTCCCCCACACGCTCAGCCTGCTGTTCGAGCCCGAGCGCACCGGGGATGATCCCGGGGCGTCCTATGCCAGGCGCCTGGAGGGCCGCAGCGACCAGCAGGTGGCCGAGGACTTCGTGGCCCATGTGCGCGGGGGCTCGGGCCCCGACGCGGGGGAGCGCACCGTGCTGCGCGACGCGATCGAGGACGTACGGGTGGACGACGCGGTGCGCGAGGTGGCCCCGTGAGACTGCACCGGCTGACGGTCACCGCGTTCGGTCCCTTCGCGGGCACCCAGGAGATCGACTTCGACGCCCTCGCGAGCGCGGGTGTCTTCCTGCTGCGCGGACAGACGGGCGCGGGCAAGACGTCCCTGCTCGACGCCGTCTGCTTCGCCCTGTACGGCGGGGTGCCCGGCGCCCGCCAGAAACCAGGAGTCGTGCTGCGCAGCGACCACGCTGCGCCGGGCACGCTCACCGAGGTGACAC
Encoded proteins:
- a CDS encoding DUF742 domain-containing protein; this translates as MTRRPVDIGFPDRLYMVTGGRSRVDDTTFDLVTLIVSESAPTAGLQSEHARILDLCRHPTAVVEVSAELRMPVTVVRILLADLHAMGRITARHPHGSRPAASLPDSVLLKEVLHGLRNL
- a CDS encoding acyltransferase yields the protein MRKSENVYAAVTALGRRTATRLVHRGWRWVQDAGAVTAGRPGRLRFRRIGEGTRLAFPQGTVFGEAWIELGDYCVVAEQVTLTAGLVPGLDLGPDPYVTIGDGVVLGRGSHVIADTTVTIGPDTYCGPYVYITTTNHSYDDPHIPVGKQWPRIAPVTIGAGCWLGTGAVILPGAVLGRNVVVAAGSVVRGDVPDHAVVAGAPARVVRRYDDAEGWQPPLRTPPPVLPLQDGAGGGG
- a CDS encoding GTP-binding protein, which translates into the protein MDSATSELSTRTPLDDAAETGLKIVVVGGFGVGKTTLVRSVSEIRPLNTEEVMTQAGVGVDETDGLVTKTTTTVAFDFGRISLNERMVLYLFGAPGQERFWFLWDRLFSGTLGAVVLVDTRRVSDSWYAVDRLEHHRTPFVVAVNRFDEDASSFSLDEIRQALSLSDHVPLIDCDARVRSSGKRVLITLVDHLYELAMAREMTP
- a CDS encoding sensor histidine kinase, with product MSVPVVPRPRGQHQARSSLAPLILLVAAAVGAGVVSATAPGEARGWVAGTATAGWLLLAAACAIAGVLVRRSRRGARDAGTEAAALRARLAKADADTARLVDVALPAAVARARQGGTPDEVRAAAPAPGSERLRRVLEVLATELADSERRAASAAAERDALARRAREAADGLDTLLDTTLPPAIARLRKGSSAGTVLGGVERPADPTLSSLMERIIREVAIGERRALVAQKAGTKALSQVQAKAVTILADLRDMEDRYGEEVFGDLLQLDHNASQLGLLTDRLAILLGGRGSRIWNKPIVMESILRGAAGRIAAYRRVRLHCSSGASIVGFAAEGVIHLLAELIDNAANFSPPIDEVHVYVEERTAGIVVTVEDSGLKMAPQVMRLAEKAVSGRHNDLSKLHSTRLGLAVVGRLAERYRISVNYRPSSRGGTGVVVLIPPQLIAQPQNDDAPPPRVRAAEPEPAQVPLPPPAPAPRSEPPATRPAPPSAGSPQYSGGPRVATTGGLPVRPPGRTMAAADRDRVQDVPPPRTTRTGRDAGEQFGAFHRSRRPQQGPSDTSQES
- a CDS encoding exonuclease SbcCD subunit D; protein product: MRFLHTSDWHLGRSFHRVSLLDAQAAFLDHLVATVRERDVDAVLVAGDVYDRAVPPLAAVELFDRALHRLAGAGVPTVMISGNHDSARRLGVGAGLIERAGIHLRTDPAGCATPVLLSDAHGDVACYGLPYLEPALVRDEFRVDKARHETVLGAAMDRVRADLATRAEGTRSVVLAHAFVTGGAPSDSERDITVGGVASVPAGVFDGVDYVALGHLHGAQRLTDRVRYSGSPLTYSFSEAAHRKSMWLVELGPAGEVAAERLDCPVPRPLARVRGRLEEMLDDPALTPHEEAWVEATLTDAVRPKDPMARLAARFPHTLSLLFEPERTGDDPGASYARRLEGRSDQQVAEDFVAHVRGGSGPDAGERTVLRDAIEDVRVDDAVREVAP
- a CDS encoding YbaK/EbsC family protein, with product MRAPIGEFDRATPAPDCLHLLAAPVAAAVRAWRGEIPAERILFVDSDPALADTANFVEHYGADLVDTSANCVVVAGKRGGETTLAGCLVLSRTRVDVNGVVRRRLGVRKASFAPMDTAVEKTGMEYGGITPIGLPADWPLLVDSAVAATEWVLVGSGSRRGKLIVPGAAFAALPGAVVVEGLGA
- the pdxA gene encoding 4-hydroxythreonine-4-phosphate dehydrogenase PdxA → MTASLPVIAVTMGDGAGVGPEVTVAALLDAATRERCRPVVVGDAERLRQAARILGASCVIREVDDVGDARFAPGEIDVIDLGLLPADLPWGKVSAVAGDAAYHYVRVAAGLALSGEADALCTAPLNKAALHAGGHHYPGHTELLAELAGVDEVSLMLSTPKVKVIHVTAHIGLVDAVHRIEPGLVERTVRRGHRAMVRAGVAAPVLGVCGINPHAGENGLFGNGEEDEKIQPALDAVRADGIDARGPLPADAAFYLASRGDLDLVVAMYHDQGHGPVKVLGIETGVNLTVGLPVIRTSVDHGTAFDIAGTGTADARSMIEALRQAALMSRAAAAGA
- a CDS encoding YigZ family protein, whose protein sequence is MPEQYLTVAREGVHESEINRSRFLCSLAPCATEQEAQEFVARVRGDHPAASHNCFAYVIGADACVQRASDDGEPGGTAGVPMLQMLLRREVRYAAAVVTRYYGGVKLGAGGLIRAYGGVVGEALDAVGTRTRKRFRLATVTVDHQRAGKLENDLRTTGRTVRGVRYAEAVVLDIAVPDAEVEAFRGWLADATAGSALLELGDEAYGDA
- a CDS encoding roadblock/LC7 domain-containing protein, whose product is MQTTDSSLTWLLENLLDRTRGTRHALVLSRDGLKLCWSRFLTVDQADQLAAICSGIQALAQGASVEFGSGDGGVRHSMTEFHGGLLFIVEAGDGAHLAVVAEDGADAGLVGHQMTEMIEQIGDHLRAEPRVAAGENVPS
- a CDS encoding four-carbon acid sugar kinase family protein, translating into MSEPSGRAADDGPGVPGRARSGGRTPGGPVRDAGDSARDGRGSAGPTGQRAGRPRRVLAIADDLSGAAEISVALALPGRIVLGPRAGGPPPADGEAVVHDLDTRQLPGGAAADAVRAALKDIDAGTLAYKKVDSQLRGNFAEEAAAFAEGAAGLVVTTALPPLGRTVRGGVVHLDGIPLHETDGWRAEAARPPRSVAEALGGLPAEVVPLDVVRGPGLAARLAALTGRGLAPLCDAETAADLDAVAAAARACGPGVRLLGTAGLGAAVGRMLAPSHPAPASAPLPGPGARPLLVVVGTAEPAAAEQIAALVALGARHVALTTAALTSQEALVPAPGTGGITVVSIDARTGVVPGAARALVAGLARAVAAVPVPADLVLTGGETARRVLDALGVAELAPHGQIHHGAVLATAPDGRAVVTRPGSYGGVDSLLTIARALRPAPSGEAL
- a CDS encoding helix-turn-helix domain-containing protein, producing MDLDQLSQALGRNLKHWRAERGLTLDALAERAGVSRGMIIQIEQARTNPSVGTTVKLADALGVGIATLLDFERGPQVRIVSGEQTVRMWSTPAGSDASLLVGSDTEGPRELWSWTLMPGDESASDAHPPATTELLHVTAGELTLVVEGAAHHVPAGSSAAFEANVAHRYRNDGAEPVEMVMAVSIPPVR
- a CDS encoding CoA-binding protein; translation: MYADDETIHRILTETGDTWAVVGLSNNRARAAYGVAGVLQRFGKRVVPVHPKAETVLGEQGYASLEAIPFDVDVVDVFVNSDLAGAVADEAVAKEAKAVWFQLGVVDEAAYARTRAAGLDMVMDRCPAIEIPALR